The Sphingomonas alpina genome has a segment encoding these proteins:
- a CDS encoding class I SAM-dependent methyltransferase, with translation MIEDAPLPDRLARAITLAGPIPLAHFMGAANAHYYATRDPLGAAGDFTTAPEISQMFGELVGLWCADLWDRASRPDIAWIELGPGRGTLAADALRAMATVGLTPPVHFVETSPILRKAQAERVPQAIWHDSVSTLPGDRPLVVIANEFFDALPIHQLVRTTGGWHERLIACQDLLFLPIAGKQVPDSILPAELREAPPGSIIETSPASVAIMRDLAQRIVAQGGAALVIDYGYEGPAVGDTLQAMRAHGFVNPFDNPGEHDLTAHVDMATLAAAAQTEGAARFGPVDQGALLSALGIAARAAALSAAAPDRVAGITADRDRLIGSDAMGTLFKALAVTAPAWPAPAGFA, from the coding sequence ATGATTGAAGATGCCCCCCTTCCCGACCGGCTCGCCCGGGCCATCACGCTGGCGGGGCCGATTCCGCTCGCACATTTCATGGGCGCGGCGAACGCGCATTATTATGCGACGCGCGATCCGCTGGGCGCAGCGGGCGACTTCACCACTGCGCCCGAAATCAGCCAGATGTTCGGCGAGCTGGTCGGCCTGTGGTGCGCCGATCTGTGGGACCGCGCCAGCCGGCCGGATATTGCCTGGATCGAACTCGGCCCGGGGCGCGGCACGCTCGCCGCCGACGCATTGCGCGCAATGGCGACCGTCGGCCTGACGCCGCCGGTGCATTTCGTCGAAACCAGCCCGATCCTGCGCAAGGCGCAGGCAGAGCGGGTGCCACAGGCGATCTGGCACGACAGCGTCTCGACCCTGCCGGGTGACCGGCCGCTGGTCGTCATCGCCAATGAATTCTTCGATGCGCTGCCGATCCATCAGCTGGTCCGCACAACCGGCGGCTGGCACGAGCGGCTCATTGCCTGCCAAGACCTGCTGTTCCTGCCGATCGCCGGCAAGCAGGTGCCCGATTCGATCCTGCCCGCGGAGTTGCGTGAGGCGCCGCCGGGGTCGATCATCGAAACTTCCCCCGCCAGCGTTGCGATCATGCGCGACCTGGCGCAGCGCATCGTCGCGCAGGGCGGTGCCGCATTGGTCATCGACTATGGCTATGAAGGCCCGGCAGTCGGCGACACGCTGCAGGCAATGCGCGCGCACGGCTTCGTCAATCCGTTCGACAATCCCGGCGAGCATGATCTGACCGCGCATGTCGACATGGCGACGCTCGCCGCCGCCGCGCAGACCGAAGGCGCTGCCCGGTTCGGCCCGGTCGATCAGGGCGCCTTGCTCTCCGCACTGGGCATCGCCGCGCGCGCCGCAGCTTTGAGCGCGGCTGCCCCCGATCGCGTGGCGGGCATTACCGCCGATCGCGACCGGCTGATCGGGTCCGACGCGATGGGCACATTGTTCAAGGCGCTCGCCGTCACCGCGCCGGCCTGGCCGGCACCGGCGGGCTTCGCATAA